The sequence GCTTGCCCAGTACCTGAACGTCGAGCCTCATGAGTCCGCGTCCGGCATGCGTTGTTCAGCAAGGATGTCTTCGAGCGTGCGCCCGTGGCCGTGCTCGACGAACTTGAGATCGTAGCCGGCTGCCTCGAGCAGACGCACGAGCACGGACACGCTCATATCGTTTTTGGCTAGCGTTTCCATGCGTGCGACGGTGGT comes from Burkholderia sp. GAS332 and encodes:
- a CDS encoding transcriptional regulator, XRE family — its product is MTNLADVSDMLKAVRRESHLSQEELARRAGVARTTVARMETLAKNDMSVSVLVRLLEAAGYDLKFVEHGHGRTLEDILAEQRMPDADS